A genomic window from Flavobacterium johnsoniae includes:
- a CDS encoding type B 50S ribosomal protein L31: MKKGVHPENYRLVAFKDMSNDDVFITKSTADTKETIEVDGVEYPVVKMEISRTSHPFYTGKSKLIDTAGRIDKFKTKYAKHAKK, from the coding sequence ATGAAAAAAGGAGTTCACCCAGAAAATTACAGATTAGTTGCATTTAAAGACATGTCTAATGATGACGTTTTTATCACTAAATCTACTGCAGATACAAAAGAAACAATTGAAGTTGACGGAGTTGAGTATCCAGTTGTAAAAATGGAGATTTCTAGAACATCTCACCCTTTTTATACTGGTAAATCTAAACTTATCGATACTGCAGGACGTATTGATAAATTCAAAACTAAATACGCTAAACACGCTAAAAAATAA
- a CDS encoding DUF4199 domain-containing protein, which yields MINEVIKKNGVTYGIMIGVASALVTATIYAIDLNLFTAWWMGIIGIVISLTISIILLSKTKRELNGVFTFKDAFTTYFIAAVIGILISTTFNIVLFNVIDPGAKDTLNEIMIKYTISMMQKFGTPASAINEAIAKMKESSPYSTFELLKGSVFAIVISAIFGLIFAAFFKSKSTQE from the coding sequence ATGATTAATGAAGTTATAAAAAAGAATGGAGTTACGTATGGCATAATGATCGGAGTTGCATCAGCTTTGGTGACCGCTACAATCTATGCAATTGATTTAAACCTGTTTACAGCTTGGTGGATGGGAATTATAGGAATCGTAATAAGCCTTACAATTAGTATTATTTTACTTTCTAAAACCAAGAGAGAATTAAATGGCGTTTTTACTTTCAAAGATGCTTTTACTACCTATTTTATAGCTGCAGTAATTGGTATTTTAATTTCTACAACTTTTAACATAGTATTATTTAATGTTATTGATCCGGGAGCAAAAGACACCCTAAACGAAATTATGATCAAATACACAATAAGTATGATGCAGAAATTTGGTACGCCAGCTTCGGCAATTAACGAAGCTATTGCTAAAATGAAAGAAAGCAGCCCATACTCTACTTTTGAATTATTAAAAGGATCTGTTTTCGCTATCGTTATCAGTGCTATTTTCGGATTAATTTTCGCAGCATTTTTCAAAAGCAAATCTACACAAGAATAA
- a CDS encoding glycosyltransferase family 2 protein, translating to MNLSILIPLLNEEESLKELYTWIIKVMQSNNYSYEIIFVDDGSTDNSWQIIEGFSNENPNVKGIRFMKNFGKSQALHAGFAKAKGDVIITMDADLQDSPDEIPELYEMITAQKYDLVSGWKKKRYDSVVAKNLPSKLFNWAARKTSGVELNDFNCGLKAYKNVVVKNIEVSGEMHRYIPVLAKNAGFGKIGEKVVIHQARKYGETKFGMERFINGFLDLITIWFLSRFGKRPMHLFGAMGSIMFIIGFLSAGYIGVSKLYHMYNGMKYTLVTNNPWFYIALTTMILGTQLFLAGFLGEIILRTKNNEERYKVAREVNF from the coding sequence ATGAATTTATCTATACTTATACCGCTTCTAAACGAGGAGGAATCACTTAAAGAACTCTACACATGGATTATTAAAGTGATGCAATCTAACAATTACTCTTATGAAATCATTTTTGTAGATGATGGCAGTACAGATAATTCTTGGCAGATTATTGAAGGTTTTTCTAACGAAAATCCGAATGTAAAAGGCATTCGTTTTATGAAAAACTTTGGGAAATCTCAAGCTTTACACGCTGGTTTTGCAAAAGCAAAAGGCGATGTAATTATTACGATGGATGCCGATTTGCAAGACAGTCCAGATGAAATTCCGGAATTATACGAAATGATTACAGCTCAGAAATACGATTTGGTTTCTGGATGGAAAAAAAAGCGTTATGATTCTGTCGTAGCAAAAAATCTTCCTTCAAAATTATTTAATTGGGCAGCTAGAAAAACTTCTGGCGTAGAATTAAACGATTTTAACTGCGGATTAAAAGCGTATAAAAATGTTGTAGTTAAAAACATCGAAGTTTCTGGCGAAATGCACCGATATATCCCTGTCTTGGCTAAAAATGCTGGATTCGGAAAGATTGGCGAAAAAGTAGTTATTCACCAAGCTAGAAAATACGGCGAAACTAAATTTGGAATGGAACGTTTTATAAACGGATTTCTAGATTTAATTACTATCTGGTTTTTATCAAGATTCGGAAAAAGACCTATGCACTTATTTGGAGCAATGGGTTCTATCATGTTTATTATCGGATTTTTGTCTGCTGGGTATATTGGAGTTTCAAAATTATACCATATGTATAATGGAATGAAATATACTTTGGTTACAAATAATCCGTGGTTTTATATCGCTTTAACAACAATGATTTTAGGAACTCAGCTTTTCTTAGCTGGATTTTTAGGCGAGATTATTTTAAGAACCAAAAACAATGAAGAAAGATACAAAGTAGCACGCGAAGTGAATTTTTGA
- a CDS encoding phospho-sugar mutase translates to MNIAPNILNAVNEWLTPTFDQETQAAVKELMTTSPKELEESFYKNLEFGTGGMRGVMGVGNNRINKYTLGKNTQGLSDYLHRVFPNEPLKVVIAYDCRHNSNTLAKTVADVFSANGIQVYLFSDLRPTPELSFALKYLKCQCGIVLTASHNPPEYNGYKVYWQDGGQIVPPQDKEIVNVIESLSYDKIKFNANESLIQYIDTEIDKEFVKSSIENASFNTPAEAKDNLQIVFTSLHGTSIKSVPDVLAQAGYKNVHIVPEQAVPDGNFPTVKSPNPEEPEALTMALALADKTDSDIVVGTDPDCDRLGVAVRNNDGKMILLNGNQTMVLMTSFLLKQWKKAGKINGKQFVGSTIVSTPMMMELASNYGVECKVGLTGFKWIAKMIVDFPELEFIGGGEESFGFMVGDAVRDKDAVAATLLICEVAAQAKAAGSSVYKELLQLYVENGFYKEFLVSLTKKGMEGLEEINQMMINLRENPLKEINGQRVIMVEDYQSSKALNLLTNEETSMDIPKSNVLIYYTEDGSKICARPSGTEPKIKFYISVNAAIESVSEFDEAEKFLDDKIKNIIADMQLN, encoded by the coding sequence ATGAACATTGCACCTAATATTTTAAACGCAGTAAACGAATGGCTGACACCGACGTTTGATCAAGAAACGCAGGCAGCAGTAAAAGAATTAATGACCACTTCACCGAAAGAACTTGAAGAAAGTTTTTACAAAAACCTAGAGTTTGGTACTGGCGGTATGCGTGGCGTTATGGGCGTTGGAAACAATAGAATCAACAAATACACACTTGGAAAAAATACTCAAGGATTATCAGATTACCTGCATAGAGTTTTTCCAAACGAACCTTTAAAAGTAGTTATTGCTTACGATTGCCGTCATAACAGCAACACTTTGGCAAAAACTGTTGCTGATGTTTTCTCTGCAAATGGAATTCAGGTTTATTTGTTTTCAGACTTAAGACCAACTCCAGAATTATCTTTTGCTCTTAAATATTTAAAATGCCAATGCGGAATTGTTTTAACAGCATCTCACAATCCGCCAGAATATAACGGATACAAAGTTTACTGGCAAGATGGAGGCCAAATTGTTCCTCCTCAAGACAAAGAAATTGTCAATGTAATCGAAAGTTTAAGCTACGACAAAATCAAATTCAATGCTAACGAAAGTTTAATTCAATATATTGATACTGAAATTGACAAAGAATTTGTAAAATCTTCAATCGAAAACGCAAGTTTTAATACTCCTGCCGAGGCTAAAGACAATCTTCAAATTGTTTTTACTTCATTGCACGGAACTTCTATAAAATCAGTTCCAGACGTATTAGCGCAAGCTGGCTACAAAAATGTTCATATTGTACCTGAACAAGCTGTTCCAGACGGAAATTTCCCAACTGTAAAATCTCCAAATCCAGAAGAACCAGAAGCTTTAACAATGGCTTTGGCTTTGGCAGACAAAACAGATTCTGACATCGTAGTAGGTACAGATCCTGATTGCGACCGTTTAGGAGTTGCTGTTCGTAACAACGACGGCAAAATGATTTTGCTAAACGGAAACCAAACTATGGTTTTAATGACTTCTTTCTTATTGAAACAATGGAAAAAAGCAGGTAAAATTAACGGAAAACAATTTGTAGGTTCAACAATTGTTTCTACTCCAATGATGATGGAATTAGCATCAAATTATGGTGTTGAATGCAAAGTTGGATTGACTGGTTTTAAATGGATTGCAAAAATGATCGTAGATTTCCCTGAACTTGAATTTATCGGTGGCGGTGAAGAAAGTTTCGGATTTATGGTTGGTGATGCCGTTAGAGATAAAGATGCCGTTGCCGCTACTCTATTAATATGCGAAGTTGCTGCACAGGCAAAAGCTGCCGGAAGCTCAGTTTACAAAGAACTTTTGCAACTTTATGTTGAAAATGGCTTCTATAAAGAATTCTTAGTTTCTTTAACTAAAAAAGGTATGGAAGGTTTAGAAGAAATCAATCAGATGATGATTAATTTACGTGAAAATCCTTTGAAAGAAATTAATGGACAAAGAGTTATTATGGTTGAAGATTATCAATCATCTAAAGCTTTGAACTTATTGACAAATGAAGAAACGTCAATGGATATTCCAAAATCTAACGTTTTGATTTATT